A single genomic interval of Lathyrus oleraceus cultivar Zhongwan6 chromosome 7, CAAS_Psat_ZW6_1.0, whole genome shotgun sequence harbors:
- the LOC127100730 gene encoding chromatin assembly factor 1 subunit FAS2 isoform X1: protein MKGGTVQINWHESKPVLTLDFHPLSATLATAGADFDIKLWSIKPSGSPKKLPVVTYLNSLSYHSSAVNVIRFSPSGELLASGSDGGELLIWKLHSMDTGQTWKVLKMLRSHIKDIMDLEWSADGAYMISGSVDNSCIIWDVNKGTNLQTLDTHAHYVQGVAWDPLGKYVASLSSDRTCRVYISKPHKSKGVERINYACKHVISKAEQPLLKNSKSTKYHLFHDETLPSFFRRLAWSPDGSFLLVPAGSYKIGTASESVNAAYIFSRKDLSRPAIQIPCASKAVVAVRFCPIFFNLKGTNSDGLFKLPYRIVFAVATLNSLYIYDTESTSPIAIFAGLHYAPVTDITWSPDAHYLAFSSQDGFCSLVEFEDGELGSPYCLSSKQTSLSFHAIIFTCTRFLISLFHIVLEGNVSDKDSKNTLQTANDTVLPTGSVGAVVAESRKIEVEEKVDGMDIEVSRDIGAFASDSSKTKTQDNPDDMIIKPTGNVSEVIADSKKNEAEHKTDDMVIEGVEAEHKTDDMAIEGVAADSRKQSPNPDGKQSESDKPQSSLNDIKPGPAEKTGNQLSSLKSTPASNKPARKRITPIAIDP, encoded by the exons ATGAAAGGTGGAACGGTTCAAATCAACTGGCACGAAAGCAAACCCGTCTTAACCCTAGATTTTCATCCTCTCTCCGCCACTCTCGCCACCGCCGGCGCCGATTTCGACATCAAG TTATGGTCAATTAAACCTTCTGGATCACCGAAGAAGCTTCCAGTAGTTACTTATCTCAACAGCCTCTCTTACCATAGTTCGGCAGTTAATGTTATTCGATTCTCTCCTTCCG GGGAACTATTGGCTTCTGGTTCTGATG GAGGTGAACTGTTAATATGGAAGCTACATTCGATGGATACTGGACAGACATGGAAGGTTCTTAAGATGTTAAG ATCTCATATAAAGGACATTATGGATCTGGAGTGGTCTGCTGATGGTGCATATATGATATCCGGATCAGTTGATAATTCTTGTATTATATGGGATGTTAACAAAG GAACTAACCTTCAGACGTTGGATACCCATGCACACTATGTTCAAGGGGTAGCATGGGACCCTTTAGGAAAGTATGTTGCTTCTCTAAGTTCCGATCGGACTTGCCGAGTTTACATCAGTAAACCCCATAAATCAAAAGGTGTTGAGAGAATCAACTATGCTTGCAAGCATGTTATTTCCAAGGCAGAACAGCCATTATTAAAGAACTCTAAG TCAACAAAATATCATCTCTTCCACGATGAAACATTGCCCTCTTTCTTTAGAAGATTAGCTTGGTCTCCAGATGGTTCATTTCTACTTGTGCCTGCAG GTTCTTACAAAATCGGTACTGCGTCTGAATCTGTAAATGCGGCTTACATATTTTCTAGAAAAGATCTTTCTCG GCCTGCTATACAGATTCCCTGTGCAAGCAAAGCTGTTGTAGCTGTCCGGTTCTGTCCTATATTTTTCAATCTCAAGGGAACAAACTCAG ATGGATTATTTAAGCTCCCATATCGCATTGTATTTGCTGTTGCCACATTGAATTCGTTGTACATTTATGACACCGAGAGCACTTCTCCAATAGCTATATTTGCTGGTCTTCACTATGCTCCAGTAACAGATATTACCTG GTCACCTGATGCCCATTATTTGGCATTCTCCTCGCAAGATGGTTTCTGCTCATTGGTGGAGTTCGAAGATGGTGAGCTTGGATCACCTTACTGTTTATCAAGTAAGCAGACTTCCCTTTCATTTCATGCTATCATTTTCACTTGCACCAGGTTTTTGATTTCCCTATTCCACATTGTTCTAGAAGGAAATGTCTCAGACAAGGATAGTAAAAACACTCTGCAGACAGCCAACGACACTGTACTACCAACTGGGAGTGTTGGTGCAGTTGTAGCAGAAAGCAGAAAAATAGAAGTAGAAGAAAAAGTTGATGGCATGGACATTGAAGTATCTAGGGATATTGGTGCATTTGCATCTGATAGCAGCAAAACTAAAACACAAGATAATCCCGATGACATGATCATCAAGCCAACTGGGAATGTTAGTGAAGTTATAGCAGATAGTAAGAAGAATGAAGCAGAACATAAAACTGATGACATGGTCATTGAAGGAGTTGAAGCAGAACATAAAACTGATGACATGGCCATTGAAGGAGTTGCAGCAGATAGTAGGAAACAATCTCCAAATCCAGATGGTAAACAAAGTGAATCAGATAAACCACAATCAAGTTTAAATGACATAAAACCAGGGCCAGCAGAAAAGACAGGGAATCAATTGTCAAGTTTAAAGAGCACGCCTGCCTCAAATAAGCCAGCTAGGAAGCGCATTACTCCTATTGCCATTGATCCATGA
- the LOC127100731 gene encoding protein trichome berefringence-like 7: MTGSHLNRSISINRRSHSQSQQPLGSPKPVSSTRFGCVSLGLRFQVLVIIASVISFFIAIGGGYIYVLPSLTHAFFHTQGFFSDQNNNSESLFTKCDVFDGTWVQVSSGYPLYNATECPFVEQGFDCLGNGRSDLDFLTWRWKPKGCDIPNFDVGAILEMLRSKRVVFVGDSMSRTQWESLICMLMTGVEDKMNVYEVNQNQITKRIRFLGVRFSDFNFTIEFFRSVYLVQQGQVPHHAPKRVKSTLLLDKLDDISHQWINSDILIFNTGHWWVPSKLFHMGCYFQVGSSLKLGMSIPSAYRIALETWTSWIEREIDKNRTRVFFRTFEPSHWSDQTRRTCNVTQYPTFETNATDQNSFSDTVMEVVKDVDFPINILHVTSMSAPRSDAHVGNWNDNPSSQDCSHWCLPGVPDMWNEIILSQIFPEYDIPLWANETTQLDD; this comes from the exons ATGACCGGTTCGCATTTGAATAGAAGCATTTCCATCAACAGAAGATCCCATTCTCAATCTCAACAGCCTCTTGGAAGTCCCAAACCCGTTTCCTCAACCCGTTTCGGATGTGTTTCTTTGGGTCTCAGGTTTCAAGTTCTTGTTATCATTGCTTCTGTTATTTCATTCTTTATAGCAATTGGTGGTGGTTACATCTATGTTCTACCTAGTCTCACACATGCTTTTTTTCATACACAAGGTTTCTTTTCTGATCAGAATAATAATAGTGAATCTTTGTTTACAAAATGTGATGTTTTTGATGGAACATGGGTTCAGGTTTCTTCTGGTTACCCTTTGTATAATGCAACTGAGTGTCCTTTTGTTGAACAAGGGTTTGATTGTTTAGGTAATGGAAGGAGTGATTTGGATTTTCTTACATGGAGGTGGAAACCTAAGGGTTGTGATATTCCGAATTTTGATGTTGGTGCTATTTTGGAAATGTTGAGGAGTAAAAGGGTTGTTTTTGTTGGTGATTCTATGAGTAGGACTCAATGGGAGTCTTTGATTTGTATGTTGATGACCGGTGTGGAGGATAAGATGAATGTTTATGAAGTGAATCAGAATCAGATTACAAAGAGGATTAGGTTTTTAGGAGTTAGGTTTAGTGATTTCAATTTTACAATCGAGTTTTTTCGATCGGTTTACTTGGTGCAGCAGGGTCAGGTTCCTCACCATGCACCAAAGAGGGTTAAATCGACACTTTTATTGGATAAGTTAGATGATATAAGTCATCAATGGATAAATTCTGATATTCTTATATTCAATACCGGTCACTGGTGGGTTCCGTCTAAGCTTTTCCACAT GGGTTGTTATTTCCAAGTTGGAAGCTCTCTGAAACTTGGAATGTCGATTCCTTCAGCCTATAGAATAGCACTCGAAACTTGGACTTCTTGGATTGAGAGAGAGATTGATAAAAATAGAACACGCGTCTTTTTTAGGACTTTTGAGCCGTCTCACTGGAG TGATCAGACCCGTAGGACGTGCAATGTAACTCAGTACCCGACATTTGAAACTAATGCAACTGACCAAAACTCGTTTTCAGACACAGTTATGGAAGTTGTAAAGGACGTTGATTTTCCTATAAATATTCTTCATGTTACATCTATGTCGGCTCCCCGCAGTGATGCACATGTTGGTAACTGGAATGATAATCCATCTAGTCAGGATTGCAGCCATTGGTGTCTACCTGGAGTGCCCGATATGTGGAATGAAATTATCCTGTCCCAAATTTTTCCTGAATATGATATCCCTCTTTGGGCAAATGAAACCACACA ATTAGATGACTAA
- the LOC127100730 gene encoding chromatin assembly factor 1 subunit FAS2 isoform X2, whose protein sequence is MKGGTVQINWHESKPVLTLDFHPLSATLATAGADFDIKLWSIKPSGSPKKLPVVTYLNSLSYHSSAVNVIRFSPSGELLASGSDGGELLIWKLHSMDTGQTWKVLKMLRSHIKDIMDLEWSADGAYMISGSVDNSCIIWDVNKGTNLQTLDTHAHYVQGVAWDPLGKYVASLSSDRTCRVYISKPHKSKGVERINYACKHVISKAEQPLLKNSKSTKYHLFHDETLPSFFRRLAWSPDGSFLLVPAGSYKIGTASESVNAAYIFSRKDLSRPAIQIPCASKAVVAVRFCPIFFNLKGTNSDGLFKLPYRIVFAVATLNSLYIYDTESTSPIAIFAGLHYAPVTDITWSPDAHYLAFSSQDGFCSLVEFEDGELGSPYCLSKGNVSDKDSKNTLQTANDTVLPTGSVGAVVAESRKIEVEEKVDGMDIEVSRDIGAFASDSSKTKTQDNPDDMIIKPTGNVSEVIADSKKNEAEHKTDDMVIEGVEAEHKTDDMAIEGVAADSRKQSPNPDGKQSESDKPQSSLNDIKPGPAEKTGNQLSSLKSTPASNKPARKRITPIAIDP, encoded by the exons ATGAAAGGTGGAACGGTTCAAATCAACTGGCACGAAAGCAAACCCGTCTTAACCCTAGATTTTCATCCTCTCTCCGCCACTCTCGCCACCGCCGGCGCCGATTTCGACATCAAG TTATGGTCAATTAAACCTTCTGGATCACCGAAGAAGCTTCCAGTAGTTACTTATCTCAACAGCCTCTCTTACCATAGTTCGGCAGTTAATGTTATTCGATTCTCTCCTTCCG GGGAACTATTGGCTTCTGGTTCTGATG GAGGTGAACTGTTAATATGGAAGCTACATTCGATGGATACTGGACAGACATGGAAGGTTCTTAAGATGTTAAG ATCTCATATAAAGGACATTATGGATCTGGAGTGGTCTGCTGATGGTGCATATATGATATCCGGATCAGTTGATAATTCTTGTATTATATGGGATGTTAACAAAG GAACTAACCTTCAGACGTTGGATACCCATGCACACTATGTTCAAGGGGTAGCATGGGACCCTTTAGGAAAGTATGTTGCTTCTCTAAGTTCCGATCGGACTTGCCGAGTTTACATCAGTAAACCCCATAAATCAAAAGGTGTTGAGAGAATCAACTATGCTTGCAAGCATGTTATTTCCAAGGCAGAACAGCCATTATTAAAGAACTCTAAG TCAACAAAATATCATCTCTTCCACGATGAAACATTGCCCTCTTTCTTTAGAAGATTAGCTTGGTCTCCAGATGGTTCATTTCTACTTGTGCCTGCAG GTTCTTACAAAATCGGTACTGCGTCTGAATCTGTAAATGCGGCTTACATATTTTCTAGAAAAGATCTTTCTCG GCCTGCTATACAGATTCCCTGTGCAAGCAAAGCTGTTGTAGCTGTCCGGTTCTGTCCTATATTTTTCAATCTCAAGGGAACAAACTCAG ATGGATTATTTAAGCTCCCATATCGCATTGTATTTGCTGTTGCCACATTGAATTCGTTGTACATTTATGACACCGAGAGCACTTCTCCAATAGCTATATTTGCTGGTCTTCACTATGCTCCAGTAACAGATATTACCTG GTCACCTGATGCCCATTATTTGGCATTCTCCTCGCAAGATGGTTTCTGCTCATTGGTGGAGTTCGAAGATGGTGAGCTTGGATCACCTTACTGTTTATCAA AAGGAAATGTCTCAGACAAGGATAGTAAAAACACTCTGCAGACAGCCAACGACACTGTACTACCAACTGGGAGTGTTGGTGCAGTTGTAGCAGAAAGCAGAAAAATAGAAGTAGAAGAAAAAGTTGATGGCATGGACATTGAAGTATCTAGGGATATTGGTGCATTTGCATCTGATAGCAGCAAAACTAAAACACAAGATAATCCCGATGACATGATCATCAAGCCAACTGGGAATGTTAGTGAAGTTATAGCAGATAGTAAGAAGAATGAAGCAGAACATAAAACTGATGACATGGTCATTGAAGGAGTTGAAGCAGAACATAAAACTGATGACATGGCCATTGAAGGAGTTGCAGCAGATAGTAGGAAACAATCTCCAAATCCAGATGGTAAACAAAGTGAATCAGATAAACCACAATCAAGTTTAAATGACATAAAACCAGGGCCAGCAGAAAAGACAGGGAATCAATTGTCAAGTTTAAAGAGCACGCCTGCCTCAAATAAGCCAGCTAGGAAGCGCATTACTCCTATTGCCATTGATCCATGA
- the LOC127100730 gene encoding chromatin assembly factor 1 subunit FAS2 isoform X3: MKGGTVQINWHESKPVLTLDFHPLSATLATAGADFDIKLWSIKPSGSPKKLPVVTYLNSLSYHSSAVNVIRFSPSGELLASGSDGGELLIWKLHSMDTGQTWKVLKMLRSHIKDIMDLEWSADGAYMISGSVDNSCIIWDVNKGTNLQTLDTHAHYVQGVAWDPLGKYVASLSSDRTCRVYISKPHKSKGVERINYACKHVISKAEQPLLKNSKSTKYHLFHDETLPSFFRRLAWSPDGSFLLVPAGSYKIGTASESVNAAYIFSRKDLSRPAIQIPCASKAVVAVRFCPIFFNLKGTNSDGLFKLPYRIVFAVATLNSLYIYDTESTSPIAIFAGLHYAPVTDITWSPDAHYLAFSSQDGFCSLVEFEDGELGSPYCLSRNVSDKDSKNTLQTANDTVLPTGSVGAVVAESRKIEVEEKVDGMDIEVSRDIGAFASDSSKTKTQDNPDDMIIKPTGNVSEVIADSKKNEAEHKTDDMVIEGVEAEHKTDDMAIEGVAADSRKQSPNPDGKQSESDKPQSSLNDIKPGPAEKTGNQLSSLKSTPASNKPARKRITPIAIDP, from the exons ATGAAAGGTGGAACGGTTCAAATCAACTGGCACGAAAGCAAACCCGTCTTAACCCTAGATTTTCATCCTCTCTCCGCCACTCTCGCCACCGCCGGCGCCGATTTCGACATCAAG TTATGGTCAATTAAACCTTCTGGATCACCGAAGAAGCTTCCAGTAGTTACTTATCTCAACAGCCTCTCTTACCATAGTTCGGCAGTTAATGTTATTCGATTCTCTCCTTCCG GGGAACTATTGGCTTCTGGTTCTGATG GAGGTGAACTGTTAATATGGAAGCTACATTCGATGGATACTGGACAGACATGGAAGGTTCTTAAGATGTTAAG ATCTCATATAAAGGACATTATGGATCTGGAGTGGTCTGCTGATGGTGCATATATGATATCCGGATCAGTTGATAATTCTTGTATTATATGGGATGTTAACAAAG GAACTAACCTTCAGACGTTGGATACCCATGCACACTATGTTCAAGGGGTAGCATGGGACCCTTTAGGAAAGTATGTTGCTTCTCTAAGTTCCGATCGGACTTGCCGAGTTTACATCAGTAAACCCCATAAATCAAAAGGTGTTGAGAGAATCAACTATGCTTGCAAGCATGTTATTTCCAAGGCAGAACAGCCATTATTAAAGAACTCTAAG TCAACAAAATATCATCTCTTCCACGATGAAACATTGCCCTCTTTCTTTAGAAGATTAGCTTGGTCTCCAGATGGTTCATTTCTACTTGTGCCTGCAG GTTCTTACAAAATCGGTACTGCGTCTGAATCTGTAAATGCGGCTTACATATTTTCTAGAAAAGATCTTTCTCG GCCTGCTATACAGATTCCCTGTGCAAGCAAAGCTGTTGTAGCTGTCCGGTTCTGTCCTATATTTTTCAATCTCAAGGGAACAAACTCAG ATGGATTATTTAAGCTCCCATATCGCATTGTATTTGCTGTTGCCACATTGAATTCGTTGTACATTTATGACACCGAGAGCACTTCTCCAATAGCTATATTTGCTGGTCTTCACTATGCTCCAGTAACAGATATTACCTG GTCACCTGATGCCCATTATTTGGCATTCTCCTCGCAAGATGGTTTCTGCTCATTGGTGGAGTTCGAAGATGGTGAGCTTGGATCACCTTACTGTTTATCAA GAAATGTCTCAGACAAGGATAGTAAAAACACTCTGCAGACAGCCAACGACACTGTACTACCAACTGGGAGTGTTGGTGCAGTTGTAGCAGAAAGCAGAAAAATAGAAGTAGAAGAAAAAGTTGATGGCATGGACATTGAAGTATCTAGGGATATTGGTGCATTTGCATCTGATAGCAGCAAAACTAAAACACAAGATAATCCCGATGACATGATCATCAAGCCAACTGGGAATGTTAGTGAAGTTATAGCAGATAGTAAGAAGAATGAAGCAGAACATAAAACTGATGACATGGTCATTGAAGGAGTTGAAGCAGAACATAAAACTGATGACATGGCCATTGAAGGAGTTGCAGCAGATAGTAGGAAACAATCTCCAAATCCAGATGGTAAACAAAGTGAATCAGATAAACCACAATCAAGTTTAAATGACATAAAACCAGGGCCAGCAGAAAAGACAGGGAATCAATTGTCAAGTTTAAAGAGCACGCCTGCCTCAAATAAGCCAGCTAGGAAGCGCATTACTCCTATTGCCATTGATCCATGA